The Nocardioides sp. S5 genome includes a window with the following:
- the polA gene encoding DNA polymerase I yields MPGTSEQSRPRLLLLDGHSLAYRAFFALPVENFATATGQHTNAVYGFTSMLVNVLRDEVPTHVAVAFDRSRQTFRLEQYSEYKAKRNKTPDEFSSQLPLIRRVLDALSITHLDLEGYEADDIIATLVTEALAEGMEVLILTGDRDSIQLVTESSTVLYPMRGVSDLARLTPAYVEDKYGVPPHRYPELAAIVGETSDNLPGVPGVGQGYAAKWINQFDGLDNVIARADEVTGKKGEALRAHLGDVIRNRQLNALVRDLSLPVRPGELVRRPWDRTGGLELLDELEFRGELRTRLLDTIDPEPDDAVQAESGFELDGRRLGAGEAAAWLDEHAPAGERVGVSVHGTWRAGTGEVLSVAVATNEGDAAWIDVADIGPDDDAAVAAWLADPSRPKALHDANGPSLALSARGWSLAGLDVDTALAAYLVQPDQRSYDLADLTLRYLKRELRQDAVDADQLSFDAMDDTTASDTAMLTARAVLDLAHALDGAVEEHGGTRLLSEVELPLIGTLVRMEQVGIAVDTDYLEGLESEFGEQVRAAATDAYDVIGKEINLGSPKQLQVVLFDELDMPKTKRTKTGWTTDADALQQLFEKTEHPFLQHLLRHRDVIRLRQTVEGLLKTVASDGRIHTTYNQIIAATGRLSSTDPNLQNIPIRTEAGRRIREGFVVGEGFESLMTADYSQVEMRIMAHLSEDELLIEAFRSGQDFHSITAARVFDVDAAAVSVEQRAKIKAMNYGLAYGLSAFGLSQQLRIDTSEARGLMDEYFETFGGVRDYLGGIVDEARRSGFTETILGRRRYLPDLTSDNRQRRETAERMALNAPIQGSAADLVKVAMLGVEKALAEQGLRSRMLLQVHDELVFEVAPGEADDLAALVRAEMGGAADLAVPLDVSIGTGRSWHDAAH; encoded by the coding sequence GTGCCTGGAACGAGTGAGCAGTCCCGTCCCCGCCTCCTCCTGCTCGACGGCCACTCGCTGGCCTACCGCGCGTTCTTCGCGCTGCCGGTGGAGAACTTCGCGACGGCCACGGGCCAGCACACCAATGCCGTCTACGGGTTCACCTCGATGCTGGTCAACGTGCTCCGCGACGAGGTGCCCACGCACGTCGCCGTGGCCTTCGACCGCTCGCGCCAGACCTTCCGTCTCGAGCAGTACAGCGAGTACAAGGCCAAGCGCAACAAGACGCCCGACGAGTTCAGCAGCCAGCTGCCGTTGATCCGACGGGTCCTCGACGCGCTCTCGATCACCCACCTCGATCTCGAGGGGTACGAGGCCGACGACATCATCGCCACGCTCGTGACCGAGGCGCTCGCCGAGGGCATGGAGGTGCTGATCCTCACCGGCGACCGAGACTCCATCCAGCTCGTGACCGAGTCCTCCACCGTTCTCTACCCGATGCGCGGCGTGAGCGACCTGGCCCGGCTCACCCCGGCCTACGTCGAGGACAAGTACGGCGTGCCGCCCCACCGCTACCCCGAGCTCGCAGCCATCGTCGGCGAGACCTCCGACAACCTCCCCGGTGTCCCCGGCGTCGGTCAGGGCTATGCGGCGAAGTGGATCAACCAGTTCGACGGCCTCGACAACGTCATCGCCCGCGCCGACGAGGTGACGGGCAAGAAGGGCGAGGCGCTGCGTGCGCACCTCGGCGACGTGATCCGCAACCGCCAGCTCAACGCGCTGGTCCGCGACCTGAGCCTGCCCGTGCGCCCCGGCGAGCTCGTACGCCGACCCTGGGACCGCACCGGCGGCCTCGAGCTCCTCGACGAGCTGGAGTTCCGCGGTGAGCTGCGCACCCGGTTGCTCGACACCATCGACCCCGAGCCCGACGACGCCGTCCAGGCCGAGTCCGGCTTCGAGCTGGACGGGCGCCGTCTCGGCGCCGGTGAGGCAGCGGCGTGGCTGGACGAGCACGCTCCGGCGGGGGAGCGGGTCGGGGTGTCGGTCCACGGAACCTGGCGCGCGGGCACCGGTGAGGTGCTCTCGGTCGCCGTGGCCACGAACGAGGGCGACGCGGCCTGGATCGACGTGGCCGACATCGGGCCCGATGACGACGCCGCGGTGGCGGCGTGGCTCGCCGACCCGTCGCGTCCCAAGGCGCTCCACGACGCCAACGGCCCGAGCCTTGCCCTGTCCGCCCGCGGGTGGAGCCTGGCGGGCCTCGACGTCGACACTGCCCTGGCCGCCTACCTCGTCCAGCCCGACCAGCGCTCCTACGACCTCGCCGACCTGACCCTGCGCTACCTCAAGCGCGAGCTGCGCCAGGACGCCGTCGACGCCGACCAGCTCAGCTTCGACGCCATGGACGACACCACGGCGAGCGACACCGCCATGCTCACCGCGCGCGCAGTCCTCGACCTCGCCCACGCCCTCGACGGCGCGGTGGAGGAGCACGGCGGCACCCGGCTGCTCAGCGAGGTCGAGCTGCCGCTGATCGGCACGCTGGTGCGGATGGAGCAGGTCGGCATCGCCGTGGACACCGACTACCTCGAGGGCCTCGAGTCCGAGTTCGGCGAGCAGGTGCGGGCCGCGGCGACCGACGCCTACGACGTCATCGGCAAGGAGATCAACCTCGGGTCGCCCAAGCAGCTGCAGGTGGTCCTCTTCGACGAGCTCGACATGCCGAAGACCAAGCGGACCAAGACCGGCTGGACGACCGACGCCGACGCCCTGCAGCAGCTGTTCGAGAAGACCGAGCACCCGTTCCTGCAGCACCTGCTGCGGCACCGCGACGTGATCCGGCTGCGCCAGACCGTCGAGGGGCTGCTCAAGACCGTGGCCTCCGACGGGCGCATCCACACCACCTACAACCAGATCATCGCGGCCACCGGGCGTCTCTCCAGCACCGACCCGAACCTCCAGAACATCCCGATCCGCACCGAGGCGGGCCGTCGGATCCGTGAGGGCTTCGTCGTCGGCGAGGGCTTCGAGTCCCTGATGACGGCCGACTACAGCCAGGTCGAGATGCGCATCATGGCCCATCTCTCCGAGGACGAGCTGCTCATCGAGGCCTTCCGCTCGGGCCAGGACTTCCACTCGATCACCGCCGCACGCGTCTTCGACGTCGACGCGGCTGCGGTGAGCGTCGAGCAGCGCGCCAAGATCAAGGCGATGAACTACGGCCTGGCCTACGGGCTGTCCGCGTTCGGGCTCTCCCAGCAGCTGCGGATCGACACCTCCGAGGCGCGCGGGCTGATGGACGAGTACTTCGAGACGTTCGGCGGGGTGCGCGACTACCTCGGCGGCATCGTCGACGAGGCGCGACGGTCCGGATTCACCGAGACCATCCTGGGTCGCCGTCGCTACCTCCCCGACCTCACCAGCGACAACCGCCAGCGTCGCGAGACGGCCGAGCGGATGGCGCTCAACGCGCCGATCCAGGGCTCGGCCGCCGACCTCGTGAAGGTCGCGATGCTCGGGGTCGAGAAGGCACTGGCCGAGCAGGGCCTGCGCTCGCGCATGCTGCTCCAGGTGCACGACGAGCTCGTCTTCGAGGTCGCACCGGGGGAGGCCGACGACCTCGCCGCGCTCGTACGTGCCGAGATGGGCGGGGCGGCCGACCTCGCCGTCCCGCTCGACGTGTCGATCGGCACCGGGCGCAGCTGGCACGACGCCGCGCACTGA
- a CDS encoding GNAT family N-acetyltransferase: protein MDTGPRVTSCDTDESLVAAAGLFNRYRHHYGESDGDARAEGWLTEMVRSRQLAVWTASLTSELDGLPVGLATSHEMPASLVLGRSWQVRDLYVLPEARRGGVAAALLGAVRDAALAAGATRLSLVTEPDNAAALGLYRGLGFRPVEGLTPLSLDLAPRTST, encoded by the coding sequence ATGGACACAGGGCCGCGGGTCACCTCGTGCGACACCGATGAGAGCCTCGTGGCCGCTGCCGGCCTGTTCAACCGCTACCGGCACCACTACGGCGAGTCGGACGGCGACGCGCGCGCCGAGGGGTGGCTCACGGAGATGGTCCGCTCACGCCAGCTGGCGGTCTGGACGGCGTCCTTGACCTCGGAGCTCGACGGCCTTCCTGTCGGTCTGGCGACGTCGCACGAGATGCCCGCGTCGCTCGTCCTGGGGCGGTCCTGGCAGGTCCGTGACCTCTACGTGCTCCCCGAGGCCCGTCGCGGTGGGGTGGCGGCCGCCCTGCTGGGGGCCGTCCGAGACGCCGCGCTCGCTGCGGGCGCGACCCGGCTGTCCCTCGTGACCGAGCCGGACAACGCAGCCGCGCTCGGCCTGTACCGCGGGCTGGGGTTCCGACCGGTGGAAGGTCTGACACCGCTCAGCCTGGACCTCGCGCCCCGGACCTCGACGTAG
- a CDS encoding oligosaccharide flippase family protein, with protein sequence MSEPSRVRRALSGGGRVAVATSAMNVATYGFTIVAARAVGPSEYGAFAACLSLLIVVQVGALGLQATAARRIAVDRGNVAAIERAILALAGKVSLAVGLLLLLLVPAIDALLNLDSLATAAVVAVAAVPLTLAGGQAGILQGERRWKALAVFYLAQGLPRLLVGTALVLWRPSATSALLGVAIGFLFPLLVGWWVLRDRRTPDVVPPEHSGRSMLVESAHNAQVLFAYFALSSVDIVIARQVLDDHDAGLYAAGLIMAKVMLFLPQFVVVVAFPDMASTESRQRALVRSLLAIGVLGCLAVGAAKVLSPVAMFFVGGADFGEVEDLLWVFAALGTVLAMLQLQVYAVLARQARRSVLLVWAALVVLVVLGLRVESVAGLVTVVVIVDAVLLAVLTLASLRLASRAAPAASHAPG encoded by the coding sequence ATGTCGGAACCGTCGCGCGTGCGCCGGGCGCTGTCGGGCGGGGGCCGCGTCGCGGTCGCCACCAGCGCGATGAACGTCGCGACCTACGGCTTCACCATCGTGGCCGCCCGCGCGGTCGGTCCCAGCGAGTACGGCGCCTTCGCCGCCTGCCTGAGCCTGCTCATCGTCGTGCAGGTCGGCGCGCTCGGGCTGCAGGCGACGGCCGCGCGCCGGATCGCGGTGGACCGGGGCAACGTCGCGGCCATCGAGCGGGCCATCCTGGCCCTCGCCGGCAAGGTCTCCCTCGCCGTCGGGCTGCTGCTCCTCCTGCTGGTCCCCGCGATCGACGCGCTCCTGAACCTCGACAGCCTCGCCACCGCCGCCGTCGTCGCGGTCGCCGCCGTGCCCCTGACCCTTGCCGGTGGCCAGGCCGGGATCCTGCAGGGCGAGCGGAGGTGGAAGGCGCTCGCGGTCTTCTACCTCGCCCAGGGGCTGCCGCGCCTGCTGGTCGGCACGGCGCTCGTGCTGTGGCGCCCCAGCGCGACCAGTGCGCTGCTCGGCGTCGCGATCGGCTTCCTCTTCCCCCTGCTCGTGGGGTGGTGGGTGCTGCGCGACCGGCGTACGCCGGACGTCGTCCCCCCGGAGCACTCGGGCCGCTCGATGCTGGTCGAGAGCGCCCACAACGCGCAGGTGCTCTTCGCCTACTTCGCTCTCTCGAGCGTCGACATCGTCATTGCTCGCCAGGTGCTCGACGACCACGACGCCGGCCTCTATGCCGCCGGCCTGATCATGGCCAAGGTGATGCTGTTCCTGCCGCAGTTCGTGGTGGTGGTGGCCTTCCCGGACATGGCGTCCACCGAGAGCCGGCAGCGCGCGCTGGTGCGCAGCCTGCTCGCGATCGGCGTCCTCGGCTGCCTCGCCGTCGGGGCGGCCAAGGTGCTGTCCCCCGTCGCGATGTTCTTCGTCGGCGGTGCCGACTTCGGCGAGGTGGAGGACCTGCTGTGGGTCTTCGCCGCGCTCGGCACCGTCCTGGCCATGCTCCAGCTGCAGGTGTACGCCGTCCTCGCGCGGCAGGCGCGGCGATCGGTCCTCCTGGTCTGGGCTGCCTTGGTGGTGCTGGTCGTCCTCGGCCTGCGGGTCGAGTCGGTCGCCGGCCTCGTCACCGTGGTGGTGATCGTCGACGCCGTCCTGCTGGCGGTGCTGACCCTGGCCAGCCTCCGGCTGGCGAGCCGGGCCGCACCCGCTGCCAGCCACGCGCCGGGCTGA
- a CDS encoding alpha-(1->3)-arabinofuranosyltransferase family protein, producing the protein MVEEHVSTRPRITDWAVYALILFFSMIQEFGRTTLDTRIELTERPASFLAGAFTLWHDTTNFGELLNQAYGYLFPQGAFFVLVELTGLPAWVGQRLWTALVLIVAFEGARRCARVLGLSSHPATLAGLVFAMSPRMLGTVGVISAESLPGAVLPWVVLPILLAARGRIGHVRAAVLSAAAVVCMGGVNAVEVIGSLPMPLLIACWVAWRRLVPRSFLAWWGGLVALACTWWLLPLLALGRYSPPFYEYVESASNTTGAIGWSEALRGDSHWVAYISTGGQGWWPAAHALMFDPLLVLVAAVVTGIGLLGLLHHTGVMRAPMVAGAVIGLAALTIAHGGWEGSPLSGFFLDALEGPLQVFRNVHKVDPTVRFAVAMGFGHAVAVVITRLRATTASQRAADRAATVVPVLAGALVLVLGQPFLLNDSRSPGWRDVPEAWTEAYDYLAERQDGTTTLVVPGSGFAFQSWGWTYDEPMHALGDEVRWTTRSQIPIIPGQSIRVLTAIDRLVSQGQADANLSDQLARAGIGHVLVRRDLNRGFTSSPPPAGAGVSLDSAGLESVATFGDPAEAGPAVEIFEVPVRLPRVRSTVRSDVATVAGSPEAWLPLQGAGLLGPERATVVQGDVGWSDEGATIVTDTNQRRERAFGRVEESLSTVLEDGELYRLDRSVPDYPVTPGSGQVVATYADGASVRASSSQGYADAYGAVVPQAGPHAAFDGNLRTRWVSSLSGKAREQWLRVSFPEPRALRRVGVLPVVDDRSMAPVRTVRVRTSRESVDVDTNPAGAVVEAPLGGEPVDWVEVRVVAVATVSERNQVAIAEVTLDGASLPRTLALPEPLHRGDDLLLTAEPGTRACRATGTLPECDLVRVRAGEEPDGMRRRVEVPQGASFTFQGLAVARASRSAALLLEPFLSEQTVGSTSILGDDPLVSSRFAYDGRLDTHWVPAPRDRQPTLFFQWGVPRRVTAVRLPDGGQVAPGYNRIVVRGGGRVERLTVTGETTQLRRPIYADYLEVSFVKDEAEGPVSVPEIDLDGGGVVRPFDPDLPTGSQCGLGPTVTVSGNKLPTRVEGTLGDVLSGAPMKFTTCRRWDPDGAARVTYVSPGTRTFRTTPTAEFDVVALAGRTARRGGAEQRPVVVEDDDADSASLTAQVAEGPEAVLSMPSNFNDGWVARLDGRRVPAVRVDGWQQGWIVPAGAGGVLTVEFAPQGSYTLLLAGGLTAAGSLLLAAVALLVLGARARRRGEVAPWRDLPATGRASARGRFVVGVLVAVALGWVAIAAYAVASVWSARDLGRLRGAVLALVVGSGALDAWPQPVPTSVADALAVAALGLGLALCLRWPSRTEGVR; encoded by the coding sequence ATGGTCGAGGAGCACGTCTCGACCCGCCCCCGGATCACGGACTGGGCGGTCTACGCGCTCATCCTGTTCTTCTCGATGATCCAGGAGTTCGGGCGCACGACGCTGGACACCCGCATCGAGCTCACGGAGCGCCCGGCGTCGTTCCTTGCCGGCGCCTTCACGTTGTGGCACGACACCACCAACTTCGGTGAGCTCCTCAACCAGGCCTACGGCTACCTCTTCCCCCAGGGCGCGTTCTTCGTGCTCGTGGAGCTGACGGGCCTGCCGGCCTGGGTCGGCCAGCGCCTCTGGACCGCGCTGGTGCTGATCGTCGCCTTCGAGGGCGCGCGGCGCTGCGCCAGGGTGCTGGGGCTGTCCTCGCATCCCGCGACGCTCGCCGGGCTCGTCTTCGCGATGAGCCCGCGCATGCTCGGCACCGTCGGCGTGATCAGCGCGGAGAGCCTGCCCGGCGCGGTCCTGCCGTGGGTCGTGCTGCCGATCCTGCTGGCCGCGCGCGGCCGGATCGGGCACGTCCGGGCGGCGGTGCTGAGCGCCGCGGCCGTGGTCTGCATGGGAGGCGTCAACGCGGTCGAGGTGATCGGCTCGCTGCCGATGCCGCTCCTCATCGCCTGCTGGGTGGCCTGGCGTCGCCTGGTCCCGCGCTCCTTCCTGGCGTGGTGGGGCGGGCTGGTCGCGCTCGCGTGCACCTGGTGGCTGCTCCCGCTGCTCGCGCTCGGGCGATACAGCCCGCCGTTCTACGAGTACGTCGAGAGCGCCAGCAACACCACGGGCGCGATCGGCTGGTCGGAGGCGCTGCGGGGTGACTCGCACTGGGTGGCCTACATCTCGACCGGCGGCCAGGGCTGGTGGCCGGCCGCGCACGCCCTGATGTTCGACCCCCTCCTGGTGCTCGTCGCCGCGGTGGTGACCGGAATCGGTCTCCTCGGCCTCCTGCACCACACCGGCGTGATGCGCGCACCGATGGTGGCCGGTGCCGTGATCGGGCTCGCGGCGCTCACCATCGCCCACGGCGGGTGGGAGGGAAGCCCGCTGTCAGGCTTCTTCCTCGACGCGCTCGAGGGCCCGCTGCAGGTCTTCCGCAACGTGCACAAGGTCGACCCGACCGTGCGCTTCGCCGTCGCGATGGGCTTCGGCCACGCCGTCGCGGTCGTCATCACCCGCCTCCGCGCCACGACTGCGTCGCAACGGGCAGCGGACCGGGCAGCGACGGTCGTCCCGGTGCTCGCGGGTGCACTCGTGCTCGTGCTGGGCCAGCCGTTCCTGCTCAACGACTCGCGCTCCCCGGGCTGGAGGGACGTCCCCGAGGCGTGGACGGAGGCCTACGACTACCTCGCCGAGCGCCAGGACGGCACCACGACGCTCGTCGTCCCGGGCTCCGGCTTCGCGTTCCAGTCCTGGGGCTGGACCTACGACGAGCCGATGCACGCCCTCGGCGACGAGGTGCGCTGGACCACCCGCAGCCAGATCCCGATCATCCCCGGGCAGTCCATCCGCGTGCTGACCGCCATCGACCGGCTGGTCTCGCAGGGTCAGGCCGACGCGAACCTGTCCGACCAGCTCGCGCGGGCCGGCATCGGTCACGTGCTGGTGCGTCGCGACCTCAACCGCGGGTTCACCTCCTCACCCCCGCCGGCCGGGGCGGGGGTCTCCCTGGACTCCGCCGGGCTGGAGAGCGTCGCGACCTTCGGCGACCCTGCCGAGGCCGGGCCCGCGGTCGAGATCTTCGAGGTCCCCGTCCGCCTGCCGCGCGTCAGGTCCACGGTCCGCAGCGACGTGGCCACCGTCGCCGGGTCGCCCGAGGCGTGGCTGCCACTGCAGGGCGCCGGTCTGCTCGGTCCCGAGCGCGCGACGGTGGTCCAGGGTGACGTGGGCTGGTCCGACGAGGGCGCCACGATCGTCACCGACACCAACCAGCGGCGCGAGCGCGCCTTCGGCCGGGTGGAGGAGTCGTTGTCCACCGTGCTCGAGGACGGCGAGCTCTACCGGCTGGACCGCTCCGTGCCGGACTACCCCGTCACCCCCGGCAGCGGGCAGGTCGTGGCGACGTACGCCGACGGTGCCTCCGTCCGCGCTTCGAGCTCGCAGGGGTACGCCGACGCCTACGGGGCCGTCGTGCCCCAGGCCGGGCCGCACGCCGCCTTCGACGGCAACCTCCGCACGCGGTGGGTGTCCTCCCTCAGCGGCAAGGCGCGTGAGCAGTGGCTGCGCGTCAGCTTCCCCGAGCCCCGCGCGCTGCGCCGGGTCGGTGTCCTGCCAGTGGTCGACGACCGATCGATGGCGCCGGTGCGGACGGTGCGGGTGCGCACGTCGCGCGAGAGCGTCGACGTCGACACCAACCCCGCCGGGGCCGTCGTCGAGGCGCCCCTCGGTGGCGAGCCCGTGGACTGGGTGGAGGTCCGGGTCGTGGCGGTCGCGACGGTCTCCGAGCGCAACCAGGTGGCGATCGCGGAGGTCACCCTCGACGGCGCTTCCCTCCCGCGCACGCTCGCGCTCCCCGAGCCGCTCCACCGCGGGGACGACCTGCTCCTCACCGCCGAGCCCGGGACCCGCGCCTGCCGGGCGACCGGAACGCTGCCCGAGTGCGACCTTGTCCGGGTGCGCGCGGGGGAGGAGCCTGACGGCATGCGTCGCCGGGTGGAGGTGCCGCAGGGCGCCAGCTTCACCTTCCAGGGCCTCGCCGTGGCCCGCGCGTCGCGGTCGGCCGCCCTGCTGCTCGAGCCGTTCCTGTCCGAGCAGACGGTGGGCTCCACCTCGATCCTCGGCGACGACCCGCTGGTCTCCAGCCGCTTCGCCTACGACGGCCGTCTCGACACCCACTGGGTCCCGGCCCCGCGTGACCGGCAGCCGACGCTCTTCTTCCAGTGGGGCGTGCCGCGCCGCGTCACCGCGGTGCGCCTGCCGGACGGTGGCCAGGTCGCCCCGGGCTACAACCGGATCGTGGTCCGCGGCGGCGGTCGCGTCGAACGACTCACGGTGACGGGGGAGACGACCCAGCTGCGCCGCCCCATCTACGCCGACTACCTCGAGGTGTCCTTCGTCAAGGACGAGGCCGAGGGCCCGGTCTCGGTGCCCGAGATCGACCTTGACGGCGGCGGCGTCGTCCGCCCCTTCGACCCCGACCTGCCCACCGGCTCGCAGTGCGGCCTCGGCCCGACCGTGACCGTGTCGGGCAACAAGCTGCCGACACGGGTCGAGGGCACGCTCGGCGACGTGCTCAGCGGTGCGCCGATGAAGTTCACGACGTGCCGCCGGTGGGACCCCGACGGCGCCGCCCGGGTCACCTACGTCTCGCCCGGCACCCGCACCTTCCGCACCACCCCGACCGCGGAGTTCGACGTGGTGGCCCTCGCCGGCCGCACCGCACGGCGGGGCGGCGCCGAACAGCGCCCGGTCGTGGTCGAGGACGACGACGCGGACAGTGCGAGCCTCACCGCGCAGGTTGCCGAGGGGCCGGAGGCCGTGCTCTCGATGCCCTCCAACTTCAACGACGGGTGGGTCGCCCGCCTGGACGGCCGGCGCGTGCCGGCGGTGCGGGTCGACGGCTGGCAGCAGGGCTGGATCGTCCCGGCCGGTGCAGGGGGCGTGCTCACCGTCGAGTTCGCGCCTCAGGGCAGCTACACTCTCCTCCTCGCCGGCGGCCTCACGGCGGCCGGCTCCCTCCTGCTCGCCGCGGTTGCGCTCCTGGTGCTCGGTGCCCGGGCACGACGCCGGGGAGAGGTGGCGCCCTGGCGCGACCTGCCCGCAACGGGTCGGGCCTCCGCGCGCGGCCGGTTCGTGGTCGGGGTGCTGGTCGCCGTCGCGCTGGGATGGGTCGCGATCGCGGCGTACGCGGTCGCGTCGGTGTGGTCCGCACGCGACCTCGGTCGCCTGCGGGGCGCGGTGCTGGCCCTCGTCGTGGGGTCCGGAGCGCTCGACGCGTGGCCGCAGCCGGTGCCGACCTCGGTGGCCGACGCACTCGCGGTCGCCGCGCTCGGCCTGGGCCTGGCCCTGTGCCTGCGGTGGCCGTCCCGGACGGAAGGCGTGCGATGA
- a CDS encoding glycosyltransferase — protein MTARPAEVGGNAGHEAGPMIQVVVPAYNEAQRLPRTLVLLGSWLGEAHPEWSGRLEVLVVDNASTDGTADVARMLSTPQVPVSVLHCPEPGKGAAVRAGILATSADLVAFVDADGATSFDAFTQAVEHIRRGADVAIGSRAVSGSVTMARHSGLRERGAAAYRWCTARLVEDVRDTQCGFKVFRGPLARQVFADTHTAGFSFDVEVLGRAQLLGASIAEFPVTWVDVPGSTFDPARHGVQSFAQLAGIALMLRRAQRQASAAPVDASVTPLVRTASADLALDA, from the coding sequence GTGACCGCCCGACCTGCCGAGGTCGGCGGGAACGCCGGGCACGAGGCCGGTCCGATGATCCAGGTCGTCGTCCCGGCCTACAACGAGGCGCAGCGCCTCCCGCGCACCCTCGTCCTCCTCGGCTCCTGGCTGGGTGAGGCGCACCCCGAGTGGTCCGGGCGCCTCGAGGTCCTGGTCGTCGACAACGCCAGCACCGACGGCACCGCCGACGTCGCCCGGATGCTGTCGACCCCCCAGGTCCCGGTCTCGGTGCTGCACTGCCCCGAGCCCGGCAAGGGTGCCGCGGTCCGCGCCGGCATCCTCGCCACCTCGGCTGACCTCGTTGCCTTCGTCGACGCCGACGGGGCCACCTCCTTCGACGCCTTCACCCAGGCGGTGGAGCACATCCGCCGCGGCGCGGACGTGGCCATCGGCTCGCGTGCGGTGTCCGGCTCGGTCACCATGGCGCGGCACAGCGGCCTCCGCGAGCGCGGTGCGGCCGCCTACCGCTGGTGCACCGCACGGCTGGTCGAGGACGTGCGCGACACCCAGTGCGGCTTCAAGGTCTTCCGCGGCCCGTTGGCCCGGCAGGTCTTCGCCGACACCCACACCGCCGGCTTCTCCTTCGACGTCGAGGTCCTCGGGCGCGCTCAGCTGCTCGGCGCGAGCATCGCGGAGTTCCCCGTCACCTGGGTCGACGTGCCCGGCTCGACCTTCGACCCCGCGCGGCACGGCGTGCAGTCCTTCGCGCAGCTCGCCGGCATCGCACTGATGCTCCGACGTGCCCAGCGACAGGCCTCGGCCGCGCCGGTCGACGCCTCGGTGACGCCCCTCGTGCGAACCGCGTCGGCCGACCTCGCGCTGGATGCCTGA
- a CDS encoding glycosyltransferase family 4 protein, which yields MPEPRPLDGVRAVVVNWRDLDHSLAGGSEHYAWEYARALREAGARVEFLTARDRHQRATDERDGIPVRRGGSAMTFYPWAAWQLLRRRRRLDVVIDPECGIPTFSPLFVRRRTAVVLLVHHVHQEQFRTYFPRPLSTLGRWLEGWLMPRVYRSVPTYAVSRSTAEEMRELLGWTPPIGILQNGATDRAGESHAGPGAPTQVAVLGRLVPHKRVDAVVRAVVSLKPELPDLRLDVVGRGPEADALAALVVELDAGDYVTLHGYLPDEERDAVLARSGLHVCASDAEGWGQVVIEAAAHGLPTVGRDVPGLRDSIVDGETGWLVEAGSGERLPEVLAERIRHAVAVLGDDDERERLVAGCRQWASGFTWERMHTEAVAATVGALEGRDLLASSTRA from the coding sequence ATGCCTGAGCCACGCCCCCTCGACGGCGTCCGTGCGGTCGTCGTCAACTGGCGCGACCTCGACCACAGCCTCGCCGGTGGCTCCGAGCACTACGCGTGGGAGTACGCCCGCGCCCTCCGGGAGGCTGGGGCGCGCGTGGAGTTCCTCACCGCGCGGGACCGCCACCAGCGCGCGACCGACGAGCGCGACGGGATCCCCGTGCGCCGTGGCGGCAGCGCGATGACGTTCTACCCGTGGGCCGCCTGGCAGCTGCTGCGGCGCCGTCGTCGTCTCGACGTGGTCATCGACCCCGAGTGCGGCATCCCGACCTTCTCGCCGCTCTTCGTGCGACGCCGGACCGCCGTGGTGCTGCTCGTCCACCACGTGCACCAGGAGCAGTTCCGCACCTACTTCCCGCGTCCGCTCAGCACGCTGGGCAGGTGGCTCGAGGGCTGGCTGATGCCGCGCGTCTACCGCTCGGTGCCGACGTACGCTGTCTCCCGCTCCACCGCGGAGGAGATGCGCGAGCTCCTCGGGTGGACGCCTCCCATCGGGATCCTGCAGAACGGCGCGACCGACCGTGCGGGGGAGTCGCACGCCGGTCCCGGCGCGCCCACGCAGGTCGCCGTGCTCGGGAGGCTGGTGCCCCACAAGCGGGTGGACGCCGTGGTGCGCGCGGTCGTCTCGCTCAAGCCCGAGCTCCCCGACCTCCGCCTCGACGTCGTCGGCCGGGGACCGGAGGCCGACGCGCTGGCCGCGCTGGTGGTCGAGCTGGACGCGGGCGACTACGTGACGCTGCACGGCTACCTCCCCGACGAGGAGCGTGACGCCGTGCTGGCGCGCAGCGGGCTGCACGTGTGCGCCTCCGACGCCGAGGGCTGGGGACAGGTGGTCATCGAGGCCGCCGCGCACGGCCTGCCGACGGTGGGCCGCGACGTGCCCGGGCTGCGGGACTCGATCGTCGACGGTGAGACCGGATGGCTGGTGGAGGCCGGGTCGGGCGAGCGGCTGCCCGAGGTGCTCGCCGAGCGCATCCGGCACGCGGTCGCGGTGCTCGGGGACGATGACGAGCGCGAACGCCTCGTCGCCGGCTGTCGCCAGTGGGCCTCGGGGTTCACCTGGGAACGGATGCACACCGAGGCGGTGGCAGCCACCGTGGGCGCCCTCGAGGGTCGCGACCTACTCGCGAGTTCTACTCGCGCGTAA